A single window of Populus nigra chromosome 17, ddPopNigr1.1, whole genome shotgun sequence DNA harbors:
- the LOC133677549 gene encoding pathogenesis-related protein PRB1-3-like gives MWRFATLATILLLSLPDHADSTRLSDLRDSVGRRPLSRPTEFLAAHNKIRAMHNLTSLSWNRMLARYARRWANTRLDDCKNLEHSPNSPFGENLFWGLRDHWNASKVVNYWGDEVRNYDPLTNECLNNSVCGHYTQIVWNTTQSVGCTHALCNNNEGHLFVCSYDPPGNIYYQGPFGGRFGKSIVYPPSSNRSSSTLSGSPHAPTGITVITANDRDFISGTTGHPANLTPPKFKLNSE, from the coding sequence ATGTGGAGATTTGCAACTCTTGCAACCATTCTCCTTTTATCCCTTCCTGACCATGCTGACTCTACCAGGTTATCCGACTTGAGGGATTCAGTCGGACGGAGACCATTGTCAAGGCCTACCGAATTCCTTGCTGCTCACAACAAGATCAGGGCAATGCACAACTTAACGTCCTTGTCCTGGAACAGAATGCTGGCTAGATATGCTCGCCGGTGGGCCAACACGCGCCTTGATGACTGCAAGAATCTGGAACACTCTCCCAATAGCCCTTTTGGGGAGAACTTGTTTTGGGGTCTAAGAGATCACTGGAATGCTTCCAAGGTAGTCAACTATTGGGGTGATGAAGTGCGGAATTACGATCCACTAACAAATGAGTGCCTCAACAACAGTGTCTGTGGGCACTATACACAGATTGTATGGAATACGACTCAGAGTGTAGGCTGCACCCATGCTTTATGCAATAATAATGAAGGTCACCTATTTGTTTGCTCCTATGATCCTCCGGGGAATATTTACTATCAGGGCCCATTTGGTGGTCGTTTCGGCAAATCTATTGTGTATCCTCCGTCGTCCAATCGATCAAGCTCAACACTTTCAGGAAGCCCACATGCCCCCACGGGGATCACCGTGATTACAGCTAATGACAGGGATTTCATCTCAGGCACCACTGGGCATCCAGCAAATTTGACCCCTCCTAAATTTAAACTTAACAGTGAATGA
- the LOC133676866 gene encoding uncharacterized protein LOC133676866, producing MSICCHLQISRVSSATFLVSLIFLIYFPGIVLPAVVTLDSMKIYRTHEWLNVEPTIYFSCKGENQTALPDVKQVNVSYTFKGEESWQPLTEFTSLKCKRCGFYEKDDFKSDDVFDEWEFCPSDFAGSDGKNERIIHGEFDATFLCPQCVPLAADSNSASKPHKKGNETHLAVVILISALVSTVFVLGVVAAYKYWQKKKREQDQARFLKLFEDGDDIEDELGLGTVL from the exons ATGTCGATTTGTTGCCATCTTCAGATTTCTAGGGTTTCTTCAGCTACTTTTCTTGTCTCTTTGATTTTCCTCATCTACTTTCCAG GAATTGTATTACCCGCTGTCGTAACATTGGATTCGATGAAAATATACCGAACACACGAGTGGTTAAATGTTGAACCAACTATATATTTCAGCTGTAAAGGAGAGAACCAAACAGCATTGCCTGATGTTAAACAAGTTAATGTCTCGTATACTTTTAAAGGCGAAGAATCATGGCAG CCTTTGACAGAGTTTACAAGCTTGAAATGCAAGAGATGTGGATTTTATGAGAAGGATGACTTCAAGTCTGATGATGTTTTTGATGAGTGGGAGTTTTGTCCGTCGGATTTTGCGGGTTCCGATGGGAAAAATGAGCGAATTATTCACGGGGAATTTGATGCTACGTTTTTGTGTCCACAATGCGTGCCATTAGCAGCTG ATTCCAACTCTGCCTCAAAGCCCCACAAAAAAGGGAACGAAACGCATCTTGCTGTGGTCATATTGATCAGTGCTCTGGTTTCAACTGTGTTTGTTCTTGGAGTAGTAGCAGCATACAAGTACtggcaaaagaagaagagggagCAAGATCAAGCTCGGTTTCTGAAGCTGTTTG
- the LOC133677032 gene encoding protein ALUMINUM SENSITIVE 3-like, translated as MDFDLDELLSSGIGSYNFEWLLTFLKGMIKPLAATAVVLMAVILSYMQKLGLEGEMVYSIVRAFLQLSVIGFVLQFIFSQDHAVWIILAYIFMVSVAGYTAGQRAKHVPRGKLVAGASILAGTAVTMFLLVILNVFPFTPRYIIPVAGMMVGNAMTVTGVTMKRLRDDIKVQMNLVETALALGATPRQATLQQVKRALVIALSPVLDNAKTVGLISLPGAMTGLIMGGASPLEAIQLQIVVMNMLIGASTVSSIMSTYLCWPAFFTKAYQLETKVFSTD; from the exons ATGGATTTCGACCTTGATGAATTGCTGAGTTCTGGTATTGGTAGTTATAATTTTGAATGGTTGTTGACGTTTCTAAAGGGTATGATAAAGCCCCTGGCTGCTACAGCAGTGGTGCTCATGGCGGTGATTCTGTCCTATATGCAAAAGCTTGGTTTGGAGGGAGAGATGGTGTACTCCATCGTTAGAGCCTTTCTTCAGCTATCTGTTATTGGGTTTGTTTTGCAGTTCATTTTCAGTCAGGACCACGCTGTATGGATCATCCTTGCTTACATTTTCATG GTCTCTGTCGCTGGATATACAGCAGGACAACGTGCCAAACATGTTCCTAGAGGAAAATTGGTGGCTGGTGCTTCTATCCTTGCTGGTACTGCAGTGACAATGTTCCTGCTCGTTATATTGAACGTTTTCCCCTTCACTCCACGGTACATCATTCCCGTTGCAGGCATGATGGTTGGAAATGCAATGACAGTTACTGGAGTTACAATGAAAAGACTCCGCGATGATATCAAAGTCCAAATGAACCTG GTAGAGACAGCATTGGCACTTGGAGCAACACCACGTCAAGCCACACTTCAACAAGTGAAAAGGGCTCTTGTTATTGCGCTTTCTCCTGTACTGGACAATGCCAAAACTGTGGGTCTCATTTCACTTCCTGGAGCAATGACTGGGCTTATCATGGGAGGGGCTTCTCCACTAGAAGCTATTCAATTGCAAATTGTGGTGATGAACATGCTCATTGGTGCATCAACTGTTAGTAGCATTATGTCAACTTATCTTTGTTGGCCTGCTTTCTTCACCAAAGCTTATCAATTAGAAACCAAGGTATTCTCTACTGATTGA